One Portunus trituberculatus isolate SZX2019 chromosome 45, ASM1759143v1, whole genome shotgun sequence DNA segment encodes these proteins:
- the LOC123519457 gene encoding probable serine/threonine-protein kinase dyrk2 isoform X2 — MSGRTRQQYGRSATTSYTNILHDSGGDILNRCSNLFSKFASRVRAASQSGEDRAPPYRSAAASSSSSAAISTTTSSSAASATDPMLLKYNRYDDPPRYNDYKTSSLYGDVKTKASRYEPSSPHLRSGGASAVGSYTPSRSGHALAPSASFSSFSTFKSDYGGTDLDKNDITPRKKYGSGGVRSTYGRTTSDISLGSTNDYGLGGAYLSLSAPTPNYDKIGARYKPSRFLNKSTLRAGGCVEEDEAGDELSVLRKNDSTKKTDYWSQYGSGSSSPYVLDRGLDTASRRAIVGVNLSPQLRRRHGDNSLISATGRQRPSRPVTVPEATEGRESTSSIIKRYSGLSAVDTDTGSTTSSATPDSVADESARRKERAQLLSMYSLPLNVLHNISSSNSSRKFLKRGGENSGSGEHKLRYDQVKEMAAKVSAFSAFPDDEGSQGPPRKVYGSASAGDVLSAIAKASAKDTLSKHSTPDSEKYILHEPPIVFAKAAVRERPSGGTTTPTTPTTPTISSTKLAKPTSLALTRTYTTDLFRSPSEEYRLYDPLLDSRRPYHSILDHHASGHYGLHTPPTPPTPTIKVSNYMEPEHEYTFTTFKPSLTHHAKQDAANNNNNNNNTISKSTTTNNNNNTTTNNNNLSNSSSSSTTTTTISTTNTTSTKTSTHDTKSKPSHTNHAIHSCYDVLTDPTIGYVPAVSPASPQENSLTTTASVKPKTSTSTCSSVLSKHRDLMDTSYALAKYRAELDAAEDTGSGHGKNIVPSHPPASLSTSASTSSLLVNVPPPPPPKKSSMLEYLGIHDYGGKNKHHYSFCSPSSSSRAPSVEDDEEGHLIYRSGDVLQDRYKIISTLGEGTFGKVVKCRDLQNDRFLALKIIKNVEKYREAAKLEINVLEKLAEKDPYNKHLCVRMLSWFDYHGHVCIAFDMLGLSVFDFLKDNNYRPYSLDQVRHISYQLCYAVKFLHDNKLTHTDLKPENILFVDSDYTLTYDPKKKRDIRTVKRTEIQLIDFGSATFDHEHHSTIVSTRHYRAPEVILELGWSQPCDVWSIGCIMFELYLGITLFQTHDNREHLAMMERILGPIPYRMGRKTRTKYFYLGKLEWDEKSSAGRYVRENCKHLRSYQLSSSEDHRLLFDLISKMLEYEPSQRICLAEALRHPFFDKLEPLQRLGDSAIGDRERSHSLSR; from the exons ATGAGCGGGCGCACCCGTCAGCAGTACGGCAGGAGCGCCACCACCTCGTACACCAATATCCTACACGACTCAGGCGGGGACATCCTCAACCGCTGCTCTAACCTCTTCAGCAAGTTTGCCTCCCGCGTGAGGGCCGCCTCCCAGTCCGGGGAGGACCGCGCGCCCCCGTACCgctccgccgccgcctcctcctcgtcctccgccgccatttccaccaccacgtcctcctCTGCCGCCTCGGCCACCGATCCAATGCTGCTCAAATATAACAGGTATGACGACCCGCCGCGCTACAACGACTACAAGACCTCGTCGTTGTACGGTGACGTGAAGACCAAGGCATCCCGATATGAGCCCAGCTCTCCCCACCTACGGTCCGGGGGCGCCTCAGCCGTCGGTAGCTACACCCCCAGCAGGAGCGGTCACGCCCTCGCCCCAtcagcctccttctcctccttctcaacctTCAAGTCGGACTATGGCGGCACAGACCTCGACAAGAATGATATCACACCACGCAAGAAATACGGCAGCGGCGGCGTGCGCTCCACCTATGGCCGCACCACCTCAGACATTTCCCTGGGCAGTACAAACGACTATGGTCTGGGAGGTGCTTACCTGTCCCTGTCAGCCCCGACTCCCAACTACGACAAGATCGGTGCTCGCTACAAGCCCAGCCGTTTTCTGAATAAGAGCACGCTGAGAGCGGGAGGCtgcgtggaggaggacgaggcggGCGACGAGCTGAGCGTGCTGCGGAAGAATGACAGCACCAAGAAGACTGACTACTGGTCCCAGTACGGCTCAggttcctcctccccctacgtGCTGGACCGTGGCCTGGACACTGCCAGCAGGAGGGCTATCGTGGGGGTGAACCTCAGCCCGCAGCTGCGGCGGCGGCACGGCGATAACTCCCTGATCAGTGCCACAGGTAGACAGCGCCCGTCGCGCCCCGTGACGGTGCCTGAGGCCACGGAGGGGCGGGAGAGCACCAGCTCTATCATCAAACGGTATTCTGGCTTGTCAGCGGTGGACACGGATACGGGCAGCACCACGTCCTCCGCCACGCCAGACAGCGTCGCCGACGAGTCAGCTCGGCGCAAGGAGCGGGCTCAGCTGCTCAGCATGTACTCACTGCCCCTCAACGTGCTGCACAACATCAGCTCCTCAAACTCCTCCAGGAAGTTCCTGAAGCGCGGCGGCGAGAACTCCGGCAGCGGCGAGCACAAGCTGCGCTACGACCAAGTGAAGGAGATGGCGGCCAAGGTGTCTGCCTTCAGCGCCTTCCCCGACGACGAGGGCAGCCAGGGCCCACCGCGCAAAGTGTACGGCAGCGCCTCCGCCGGGGACGTGTTGTCTGCCATCGCTAAGGCCTCCGCCAAGGACACGCTGTCCAAGCACAGCACGCCAGACTCAGAGAAGTACATCCTTCACGAGCCGCCCATCGTGTTTGCCAAGGCTGCGGTGCGGGAGAGGCCTAGCGGCggcaccaccacccccaccacgcccaccacgcccaccatctcctccactAAGCTAGCCAAGCCCACCTCCCTCGCTCTCACCCGCACCTACACCACCGACCTTTTCCGATCCCCCTCCGAGGAGTACCGCCTGTACGACCCGCTGCTGGACTCCCGCAGGCCCTACCACTCCATCCTGGACCACCACGCGAGCGGCCACTACGGCCTGCACACGCCCCCcacgccgcccacgcccaccaTTAAAGTGTCCAATTACATGGAGCCGGAACACGAGtacaccttcaccaccttcaaGCCGAGCCTCACCCACCACGCCAAGCAGGAcgccgccaacaacaacaacaataacaataacaccatcagcaagagcaccaccaccaacaacaacaataacaccaccaccaataacaacaatctgagcaacagcagcagcagcagcactactaccaccaccattagcaccaccaacactaccagtACCAAGACCAGCACTCATGACACGAAATCCAAGCCCAGCCACACCAACCACGCCATCCACAGCTGCTATGACGTGCTGACTGACCCCACCATCGGCTATGTCCCCGCCGTGAGCCCCGCGTCGCCGCAGGAGAACTCCCTCACCACGACAGCCTCCGTGAAGCCCAAAACGAGCACCAGCACCTGCTCCAGTGTCCTCTCCAAGCACCGGGACTTGATGGACACCTCGTACGCCTTAGCTAAGTACAGGGCAGAACTGGACGCCGCCGAAGACACAGGTAGCGGACACGGTAAGAACATCGTACCGTCCCACCCTCCAGCGTCCCtctccacctccgcctccacctcctcgctCCTCGTCAATgtcccaccgccgccgccgcctaaGAAGTCCTCCATGTTGGAATACCTCGGCATCCATGACTACGGGGGCAAGAACAAGCACCACTACTCCTTCTGCAGCCCCAGTAGC AGTTCACGGGCACCGTCAGtcgaagatgatgaagaaggacaCCTGATATACCGCAGTGGCGACGTGCTGCAAGATAGAT ACAAGATCATTTCCACCCTGGGCGAGGGAACCTTCGGCAAGGTGGTCAAGTGTCGCGACCTGCAAAA TGATCGCTTCCTAGCCCTGAAGATCATTAAGAATGTGGAGAAGTACAGAGAGGCAGCCAAACTGGAGATCAACGTCCTGGAGAAGCTTGCTGAGAAGGACCCGTACAACAAACA cCTGTGTGTTCGAATGCTGAGCTGGTTCGACTACCATGGCCATGTGTGTATTGCCTTCGACATGCTCGGCTTAAGTGTGTTCGACTTCCTG aAGGACAACAACTACCGTCCATACTCCCTGGATCAGGTCAGACACATCTCCTACCAGCTGTGCTACGCCGTCAAGTTCCTGCACGACAACAAACTGACCCACACGGACCTCAAGCCGGAGAACATTCTCTTCGTCGACTCAGACTACACCCTGACCTATGACCCCAAGAAG AAGCGGGACATCAGGACAGTGAAGAGAACAGAAATCCAGCTGATTGACTTCGGCAGTGCCACGTTTGACCACGAGCACCACAGCACCATTGTCTCCACCAGACACTACAGAGCGCCAGAGGTCATTCTAG AGTTGGGTTGGTCTCAGCCGTGTGACGTGTGGTCCATTGGGTGCATCATGTTTGAGCTGTACCTGGGCATTACACTCTTCCAGACCCACGATAACAGGGAACACTTGGCCATGATGGAGAGGATCCTAGGCCCAATTCCCTATAG gatgggaaggaagactCGAACCAAATACTTCTACCTTGGCAAGCTGGAGTGGGATGAGAAGAGCTCGGCTGGAAGATATGTGCGAGAGAACTGCAAACACTTAAGG AGTTACCAGCTCAGCTCAAGTGAAGACCATAGGCTGCTGTTTGACCTGATCAGCAAGATGTTAGAATATGAGCCGTCCCAGAGGATATGTCTTGCTGAGGCGCTAAG GCATCCATTCTTTGACAAGCTTGAGCCCCTCCAGCGGTTAGGGGACAGTGCCATTGGTGACCGGGAgcgctcccactccctctcacgGTGA
- the LOC123519457 gene encoding probable serine/threonine-protein kinase dyrk2 isoform X1: MSGRTRQQYGRSATTSYTNILHDSGGDILNRCSNLFSKFASRVRAASQSGEDRAPPYRSAAASSSSSAAISTTTSSSAASATDPMLLKYNRYDDPPRYNDYKTSSLYGDVKTKASRYEPSSPHLRSGGASAVGSYTPSRSGHALAPSASFSSFSTFKSDYGGTDLDKNDITPRKKYGSGGVRSTYGRTTSDISLGSTNDYGLGGAYLSLSAPTPNYDKIGARYKPSRFLNKSTLRAGGCVEEDEAGDELSVLRKNDSTKKTDYWSQYGSGSSSPYVLDRGLDTASRRAIVGVNLSPQLRRRHGDNSLISATGRQRPSRPVTVPEATEGRESTSSIIKRYSGLSAVDTDTGSTTSSATPDSVADESARRKERAQLLSMYSLPLNVLHNISSSNSSRKFLKRGGENSGSGEHKLRYDQVKEMAAKVSAFSAFPDDEGSQGPPRKVYGSASAGDVLSAIAKASAKDTLSKHSTPDSEKYILHEPPIVFAKAAVRERPSGGTTTPTTPTTPTISSTKLAKPTSLALTRTYTTDLFRSPSEEYRLYDPLLDSRRPYHSILDHHASGHYGLHTPPTPPTPTIKVSNYMEPEHEYTFTTFKPSLTHHAKQDAANNNNNNNNTISKSTTTNNNNNTTTNNNNLSNSSSSSTTTTTISTTNTTSTKTSTHDTKSKPSHTNHAIHSCYDVLTDPTIGYVPAVSPASPQENSLTTTASVKPKTSTSTCSSVLSKHRDLMDTSYALAKYRAELDAAEDTGSGHGKNIVPSHPPASLSTSASTSSLLVNVPPPPPPKKSSMLEYLGIHDYGGKNKHHYSFCSPSSSSRAPSVEDDEEGHLIYRSGDVLQDRYKIISTLGEGTFGKVVKCRDLQNSDRFLALKIIKNVEKYREAAKLEINVLEKLAEKDPYNKHLCVRMLSWFDYHGHVCIAFDMLGLSVFDFLKDNNYRPYSLDQVRHISYQLCYAVKFLHDNKLTHTDLKPENILFVDSDYTLTYDPKKKRDIRTVKRTEIQLIDFGSATFDHEHHSTIVSTRHYRAPEVILELGWSQPCDVWSIGCIMFELYLGITLFQTHDNREHLAMMERILGPIPYRMGRKTRTKYFYLGKLEWDEKSSAGRYVRENCKHLRSYQLSSSEDHRLLFDLISKMLEYEPSQRICLAEALRHPFFDKLEPLQRLGDSAIGDRERSHSLSR, translated from the exons ATGAGCGGGCGCACCCGTCAGCAGTACGGCAGGAGCGCCACCACCTCGTACACCAATATCCTACACGACTCAGGCGGGGACATCCTCAACCGCTGCTCTAACCTCTTCAGCAAGTTTGCCTCCCGCGTGAGGGCCGCCTCCCAGTCCGGGGAGGACCGCGCGCCCCCGTACCgctccgccgccgcctcctcctcgtcctccgccgccatttccaccaccacgtcctcctCTGCCGCCTCGGCCACCGATCCAATGCTGCTCAAATATAACAGGTATGACGACCCGCCGCGCTACAACGACTACAAGACCTCGTCGTTGTACGGTGACGTGAAGACCAAGGCATCCCGATATGAGCCCAGCTCTCCCCACCTACGGTCCGGGGGCGCCTCAGCCGTCGGTAGCTACACCCCCAGCAGGAGCGGTCACGCCCTCGCCCCAtcagcctccttctcctccttctcaacctTCAAGTCGGACTATGGCGGCACAGACCTCGACAAGAATGATATCACACCACGCAAGAAATACGGCAGCGGCGGCGTGCGCTCCACCTATGGCCGCACCACCTCAGACATTTCCCTGGGCAGTACAAACGACTATGGTCTGGGAGGTGCTTACCTGTCCCTGTCAGCCCCGACTCCCAACTACGACAAGATCGGTGCTCGCTACAAGCCCAGCCGTTTTCTGAATAAGAGCACGCTGAGAGCGGGAGGCtgcgtggaggaggacgaggcggGCGACGAGCTGAGCGTGCTGCGGAAGAATGACAGCACCAAGAAGACTGACTACTGGTCCCAGTACGGCTCAggttcctcctccccctacgtGCTGGACCGTGGCCTGGACACTGCCAGCAGGAGGGCTATCGTGGGGGTGAACCTCAGCCCGCAGCTGCGGCGGCGGCACGGCGATAACTCCCTGATCAGTGCCACAGGTAGACAGCGCCCGTCGCGCCCCGTGACGGTGCCTGAGGCCACGGAGGGGCGGGAGAGCACCAGCTCTATCATCAAACGGTATTCTGGCTTGTCAGCGGTGGACACGGATACGGGCAGCACCACGTCCTCCGCCACGCCAGACAGCGTCGCCGACGAGTCAGCTCGGCGCAAGGAGCGGGCTCAGCTGCTCAGCATGTACTCACTGCCCCTCAACGTGCTGCACAACATCAGCTCCTCAAACTCCTCCAGGAAGTTCCTGAAGCGCGGCGGCGAGAACTCCGGCAGCGGCGAGCACAAGCTGCGCTACGACCAAGTGAAGGAGATGGCGGCCAAGGTGTCTGCCTTCAGCGCCTTCCCCGACGACGAGGGCAGCCAGGGCCCACCGCGCAAAGTGTACGGCAGCGCCTCCGCCGGGGACGTGTTGTCTGCCATCGCTAAGGCCTCCGCCAAGGACACGCTGTCCAAGCACAGCACGCCAGACTCAGAGAAGTACATCCTTCACGAGCCGCCCATCGTGTTTGCCAAGGCTGCGGTGCGGGAGAGGCCTAGCGGCggcaccaccacccccaccacgcccaccacgcccaccatctcctccactAAGCTAGCCAAGCCCACCTCCCTCGCTCTCACCCGCACCTACACCACCGACCTTTTCCGATCCCCCTCCGAGGAGTACCGCCTGTACGACCCGCTGCTGGACTCCCGCAGGCCCTACCACTCCATCCTGGACCACCACGCGAGCGGCCACTACGGCCTGCACACGCCCCCcacgccgcccacgcccaccaTTAAAGTGTCCAATTACATGGAGCCGGAACACGAGtacaccttcaccaccttcaaGCCGAGCCTCACCCACCACGCCAAGCAGGAcgccgccaacaacaacaacaataacaataacaccatcagcaagagcaccaccaccaacaacaacaataacaccaccaccaataacaacaatctgagcaacagcagcagcagcagcactactaccaccaccattagcaccaccaacactaccagtACCAAGACCAGCACTCATGACACGAAATCCAAGCCCAGCCACACCAACCACGCCATCCACAGCTGCTATGACGTGCTGACTGACCCCACCATCGGCTATGTCCCCGCCGTGAGCCCCGCGTCGCCGCAGGAGAACTCCCTCACCACGACAGCCTCCGTGAAGCCCAAAACGAGCACCAGCACCTGCTCCAGTGTCCTCTCCAAGCACCGGGACTTGATGGACACCTCGTACGCCTTAGCTAAGTACAGGGCAGAACTGGACGCCGCCGAAGACACAGGTAGCGGACACGGTAAGAACATCGTACCGTCCCACCCTCCAGCGTCCCtctccacctccgcctccacctcctcgctCCTCGTCAATgtcccaccgccgccgccgcctaaGAAGTCCTCCATGTTGGAATACCTCGGCATCCATGACTACGGGGGCAAGAACAAGCACCACTACTCCTTCTGCAGCCCCAGTAGC AGTTCACGGGCACCGTCAGtcgaagatgatgaagaaggacaCCTGATATACCGCAGTGGCGACGTGCTGCAAGATAGAT ACAAGATCATTTCCACCCTGGGCGAGGGAACCTTCGGCAAGGTGGTCAAGTGTCGCGACCTGCAAAA CAGTGATCGCTTCCTAGCCCTGAAGATCATTAAGAATGTGGAGAAGTACAGAGAGGCAGCCAAACTGGAGATCAACGTCCTGGAGAAGCTTGCTGAGAAGGACCCGTACAACAAACA cCTGTGTGTTCGAATGCTGAGCTGGTTCGACTACCATGGCCATGTGTGTATTGCCTTCGACATGCTCGGCTTAAGTGTGTTCGACTTCCTG aAGGACAACAACTACCGTCCATACTCCCTGGATCAGGTCAGACACATCTCCTACCAGCTGTGCTACGCCGTCAAGTTCCTGCACGACAACAAACTGACCCACACGGACCTCAAGCCGGAGAACATTCTCTTCGTCGACTCAGACTACACCCTGACCTATGACCCCAAGAAG AAGCGGGACATCAGGACAGTGAAGAGAACAGAAATCCAGCTGATTGACTTCGGCAGTGCCACGTTTGACCACGAGCACCACAGCACCATTGTCTCCACCAGACACTACAGAGCGCCAGAGGTCATTCTAG AGTTGGGTTGGTCTCAGCCGTGTGACGTGTGGTCCATTGGGTGCATCATGTTTGAGCTGTACCTGGGCATTACACTCTTCCAGACCCACGATAACAGGGAACACTTGGCCATGATGGAGAGGATCCTAGGCCCAATTCCCTATAG gatgggaaggaagactCGAACCAAATACTTCTACCTTGGCAAGCTGGAGTGGGATGAGAAGAGCTCGGCTGGAAGATATGTGCGAGAGAACTGCAAACACTTAAGG AGTTACCAGCTCAGCTCAAGTGAAGACCATAGGCTGCTGTTTGACCTGATCAGCAAGATGTTAGAATATGAGCCGTCCCAGAGGATATGTCTTGCTGAGGCGCTAAG GCATCCATTCTTTGACAAGCTTGAGCCCCTCCAGCGGTTAGGGGACAGTGCCATTGGTGACCGGGAgcgctcccactccctctcacgGTGA